The DNA region CAAAATGATCAAGGGCTTACACAAGACTCTTCCACCCTTTTTGAAGCGTCTAATAATAGCGGAAAACCTATCTTTTATACGGATAAAAACGGTGAGAGTTTTTTAGGTTCAACTATTTTTAGTAATAAATTAGAAGGGAGTAATGTCAGTATGGCAACGGCATTAACAGAGCTTCTTATTACCCAAAAAGCATTTGATGCCAGCTCAAAAAGTATTACTACTAGCGATGATTTAATTAAAAATGCAATCAACATGAAAACCTAACGAAAATGGCATTTCATGGAATAAAAATTGCTTACATTTGATACAAATTGATAAAAACAAAAAGTAACTTTAAAAAGGATACGCAATGATGAGATCACTCTGGGCCGGCGTTACCGGTTTGCAGGCACACCAGATCGCAATGGACGTTGAAGGTAATAACATTGCAAACGTTAATACCACAGGCTATAAATACAGTAGAGCAAATTTTTCTGATCTCTTGAGTCAAACCGCTAAAATTGCAACAGCGCCCCAAGGCGAACTGGGTGGTAAAAATGCAATGCAAATCGGACTTGGAACACAAGTAAGTACGGTCACAAAAATCTTTAAACAAGGTTCCATTGAAACAACAGATAAAACAACCGATCTTGCTATTCAAGGTGATGGTTTCTTCGTTGTCTCCCCAGATGGCGGAAGTACTTATAAATACACCAGAAGCGGTGATTTTACCTTCGATGCTAACGGTAACTTTGTCGATACCAACGGATATATCGCACAAGGTTGGAATAGAGATAAAGCAACACTTGCAATTGATTCGACATCGCCAATTGCCAACATCACCATTCCACCCGGACTGACAACACCGGCGAATGCTTCAAGTTACATCTCGGTCAAAGCTAACCTTGATTCAGGTTCTAGTGTTGGAACCCATAAATCCGTTATTTACTCTTTAGATGCAAATAGTGGATGGGTTGATGTAAATGGTAATGGTATTCAAGAACCATCTGAAACCCATAATGAAAATGATGTTGGCAGTAATATGTTTGATACCAGCAAAGCACTTTATGAACGTGGGCAAGACTTTGGAGCACTTTTTAACTCTGATGGTAATGCATTTAATCTTACAAAGGGACAAGGTGTTTGGACAAGTTTTGCAGAAGCAATAACTACTACCATTCCCATTGCAGCTCCTGGATCAACTGTCGTTGATCTTGTTTTAAATGGCGAAACCATTACAGGTAGTACTACATCCACCGATGCTGCAACCGTTGCATCCTATGTTGCCGGTTTAATCAATGCTAAAACAGGTAAAACGGGCGTTCAAGCAAACATTACAGGCGGTACAGGACTCTATCTTACTAATAACAATCAAACAGGCACAGAAGCAGCAAGTAAAAATATTAAATTAACTGTAAATTCTGCTACCGATAATACAAATTTAAAAAGTACTACTGTTATTACAGCTTATCAATATACCTATACTCCTAGCCCACTCAATACAACCCATAGTTATGATGATGGCGTAGAGAGAACCTTTACAACAACCGAAGATTTAAGAGAGGCACTTCAAAAAGATGCAAGACTTTATGTTAACTATAAGGGCACTACTGTTGCTGATGGTGCAGATATTCTTGCAGCTTCGGGCACTACACTAACTGGTGCTAAATCATACTCTGTTGGAACAGACTTTTCTGGTGGTTTTACACTACCTTCAGATATTACATTACCAGCAGGAACTATCATTGATGGTACCGCTCTTGGTGCTGATACTTTGGCTTCGACATTAGCTGGTTATCCTACTATTGGTGCAGTTAGTGGTGTTCAACTTGCAAAAGCAGATGTTACTCTTCCTATTGGCACTCTTTTTAATGGCAATGTAGTAGATACCAATGATACAAATGTTAAAAATGAATGGCTAACTACTGCAGCTCAAAGTGCAAATAAAAATGATGGTGTTACCGTTAAAGTAAACAGTACAGGACAATTCGAAATTTCAAACCCTACGGGTGATGCTTTTAATGCAGATGATGGTGATATAACCAATATGACACCTGATCCAAATAATATAAAAACAGATGCTGCATTAACAACAAGTATAGCAAATCAAGCGGTTTCTCTTCCTGCTAGTACCATTTTACCAGCAGGTACTTATACTTTTGTAACAGCAACCACTATTAATGGTACGTCCTATGCAGCAGGTTCGACGGCTACCTTAGCAGCAGATACTACTTTAACAGAAGCATGCACACTTCCTGCTGGAACGACTGTTACATTTACTGGGGCAACCACTGATATAACACTCCTTCCTGGTACCAATTATAAATCAGACAATGATTTTCCTCTTTACCTAACGATAACAAACCTTACCAATGCAACAAATAATGTTGCTGCAAATACAAACTTTAGTACAACGATCAATGCCCTTCAAGGAACATTGACCTCTGGTACATCGGTTAGAACATCTCAAGCTGTTTATGCTGCAAGTCACGCTTCAAGTATTGATGTTTACGATTCACTAGGATCAAAACATACGGTAAGACTTGAGTTTACCAAAACAGGCTTTACATCTGAAGGTGGTACCGAATGGTCAGTTCTTATTTCTGTTCCAGAACCAGGCGACATTAACCTTGGAAATTATCCTGAAAACATTGTAACGGGAACCGTTAGCTTTAATTCCGATGGTTCTTTGGCAACCTATTCACCAAGAAACCTTACTTATACAGCAAATAACGGATCAACAGGCAATCAAAACATCGAACTTAAATTCGGAACACTCGGACAATTTGATGGTATAACCAGCTTTGATAAAGACTCTAATACTTCAGGTATTAGCCAAGATGGTTACTCAGGTGGCGATCTGAATGGTCTAAGCGTTGATGAAACCGGAACAATCATCGGTAGTTTTACCAACGGTCGTAGCTTTGCACTTGCACAAGTGGCTATGGCAACGTTTACCAACAACCAAGGTCTTGAGAGTGACGGTGGTAACTGTTTTGTTCAAACCTCTAACTCAGGTGATCCTATCGTTGGACAAGCTGCAACAGGTGGTAAAGGTACGATTCAAGCAAGCTCACTCGAGATGAGTAACGTTGACCTTTCACGCTCCCTTACACAGTTGATTGTTATTC from Sulfurospirillum diekertiae includes:
- the flgE gene encoding flagellar hook protein FlgE — translated: MMRSLWAGVTGLQAHQIAMDVEGNNIANVNTTGYKYSRANFSDLLSQTAKIATAPQGELGGKNAMQIGLGTQVSTVTKIFKQGSIETTDKTTDLAIQGDGFFVVSPDGGSTYKYTRSGDFTFDANGNFVDTNGYIAQGWNRDKATLAIDSTSPIANITIPPGLTTPANASSYISVKANLDSGSSVGTHKSVIYSLDANSGWVDVNGNGIQEPSETHNENDVGSNMFDTSKALYERGQDFGALFNSDGNAFNLTKGQGVWTSFAEAITTTIPIAAPGSTVVDLVLNGETITGSTTSTDAATVASYVAGLINAKTGKTGVQANITGGTGLYLTNNNQTGTEAASKNIKLTVNSATDNTNLKSTTVITAYQYTYTPSPLNTTHSYDDGVERTFTTTEDLREALQKDARLYVNYKGTTVADGADILAASGTTLTGAKSYSVGTDFSGGFTLPSDITLPAGTIIDGTALGADTLASTLAGYPTIGAVSGVQLAKADVTLPIGTLFNGNVVDTNDTNVKNEWLTTAAQSANKNDGVTVKVNSTGQFEISNPTGDAFNADDGDITNMTPDPNNIKTDAALTTSIANQAVSLPASTILPAGTYTFVTATTINGTSYAAGSTATLAADTTLTEACTLPAGTTVTFTGATTDITLLPGTNYKSDNDFPLYLTITNLTNATNNVAANTNFSTTINALQGTLTSGTSVRTSQAVYAASHASSIDVYDSLGSKHTVRLEFTKTGFTSEGGTEWSVLISVPEPGDINLGNYPENIVTGTVSFNSDGSLATYSPRNLTYTANNGSTGNQNIELKFGTLGQFDGITSFDKDSNTSGISQDGYSGGDLNGLSVDETGTIIGSFTNGRSFALAQVAMATFTNNQGLESDGGNCFVQTSNSGDPIVGQAATGGKGTIQASSLEMSNVDLSRSLTQLIVIQRGYQANSKTITTADEMLNTLLQLK